A stretch of Nonomuraea africana DNA encodes these proteins:
- a CDS encoding chaperone modulator CbpM — translation MRPNEHFADSHALVRVGRPARLDLEAFARAADTHPELVRRLVCLGVLEAEQTSTGQLWFSSAELASLARIQRLRAAFSLNYAALGLVCDLLDRIAALEAALHSDPRQTR, via the coding sequence ATGCGGCCAAACGAACACTTCGCCGACAGCCATGCTCTGGTCCGCGTCGGCCGTCCGGCCCGGCTGGACCTGGAGGCCTTCGCCCGAGCCGCCGACACCCACCCGGAGCTGGTGCGCCGCCTGGTCTGCCTCGGCGTGCTGGAGGCGGAGCAGACGTCCACCGGACAGCTGTGGTTCTCCTCGGCCGAGCTGGCCTCGCTGGCGCGGATCCAGCGCCTGCGCGCGGCCTTCTCCCTCAACTACGCGGCCTTGGGCCTGGTGTGCGATCTGCTCGACCGCATCGCCGCGCTGGAGGCGGCGCTGCACAGTGACCCTCGACAGACCCGCTAG
- a CDS encoding DnaJ C-terminal domain-containing protein, with the protein MAVRDPYKVLGVARDASQDEIQRAYRKLARAFHPDINKGPEAEEKFKDVAEAYAILSDPEQRRRYDTFGADFRQVPPDVDPAMWARTRRGAGAGATSWAGAGRGPGGGFETRFGEDIDLDALFGGGFFGRRGPGGWGPVPGADQEAELEVSVEEAYHGGRRSITFDGGRTIQVTLPPGVTEGQRIRVAGQGGRGVGGPPGDLYLVVRIAPHPRFRVRGRDLHVDLRLTPWEAALGTSVPVRTPGGEAQVRVPPGSSSGRRLRLRGRGLPNPRGSPGDLYAEVRIMIPATLTDQERRLYEQLAATSSFDPRKA; encoded by the coding sequence ATGGCGGTCCGTGACCCGTACAAGGTGCTGGGAGTGGCGCGCGACGCGAGCCAGGACGAGATCCAGCGCGCCTACCGCAAACTCGCGCGCGCCTTTCATCCCGACATCAACAAGGGCCCTGAGGCCGAGGAGAAGTTCAAGGACGTCGCCGAGGCGTACGCGATCCTGTCGGATCCCGAGCAGCGCCGCCGCTACGACACCTTCGGCGCGGACTTCCGCCAGGTCCCGCCGGACGTCGACCCGGCGATGTGGGCCAGGACCAGGCGCGGCGCCGGGGCCGGCGCCACCTCCTGGGCCGGCGCCGGACGGGGCCCCGGCGGGGGCTTCGAGACGAGGTTCGGAGAGGACATCGATCTCGACGCGCTCTTCGGCGGCGGCTTCTTCGGGCGGCGCGGGCCCGGCGGCTGGGGACCGGTCCCCGGCGCGGACCAGGAGGCCGAGCTCGAGGTGTCGGTCGAGGAGGCCTATCACGGAGGTCGCCGCTCGATCACCTTCGACGGCGGACGGACCATCCAGGTCACCCTGCCCCCAGGCGTCACGGAGGGGCAGCGCATCCGCGTGGCCGGACAGGGCGGCCGCGGTGTCGGCGGGCCGCCCGGCGACCTGTATCTCGTCGTGCGCATCGCACCGCATCCGCGCTTCCGCGTTCGGGGTCGTGACCTGCATGTCGATCTGCGGCTGACACCGTGGGAGGCGGCGCTGGGCACGTCCGTGCCCGTGCGGACCCCCGGCGGGGAGGCTCAGGTGCGGGTCCCGCCCGGCAGCTCCAGCGGGCGGCGGCTACGGCTGCGCGGCCGCGGGCTGCCCAACCCGCGCGGCTCGCCGGGAGACCTCTACGCGGAGGTGCGGATCATGATCCCGGCGACACTCACCGACCAGGAGCGGCGACTGTACGAGCAGCTCGCCGCCACGTCATCGTTCGATCCGAGGAAAGCGTGA
- a CDS encoding nucleotide exchange factor GrpE: MSSTPTTPPPDEPDEPDGELREAAESPPGPQPEASSEEDPAALAERLKAQVAELEDVGRRALADADNLRKRFEREADRERRRERARVAARWLPVLDNLERALQHAEADPGLILDGVRAVRDQAVEVLAELGYPRRDEVGVPFDPALHEAVSVMMDTDAIPGTVVRVLQPGYGDGEHQLRPALVSVAAKAGQ; encoded by the coding sequence ATGTCATCGACGCCGACTACACCACCTCCTGACGAGCCTGACGAGCCTGACGGCGAGCTGCGGGAGGCGGCGGAGTCCCCGCCCGGTCCCCAGCCCGAGGCTTCGTCCGAGGAGGATCCCGCCGCGCTGGCCGAGCGGCTCAAGGCGCAGGTGGCCGAGCTGGAGGACGTCGGGCGGCGGGCGCTGGCGGACGCGGACAACCTGCGCAAGCGCTTCGAGCGGGAGGCCGACCGGGAACGGCGACGCGAGCGGGCCCGTGTCGCCGCCCGGTGGCTTCCGGTGCTGGACAACCTCGAGCGCGCGCTGCAGCACGCCGAGGCCGACCCCGGCCTCATCCTCGACGGTGTACGGGCGGTGCGCGACCAGGCGGTGGAGGTGCTGGCCGAACTCGGCTACCCGCGGCGGGACGAGGTGGGGGTGCCGTTCGACCCTGCCCTGCACGAGGCGGTGAGCGTCATGATGGACACCGACGCCATCCCCGGAACGGTGGTGCGGGTCCTTCAGCCAGGTTACGGCGACGGCGAACACCAGCTGCGGCCCGCGCTGGTCTCGGTGGCGGCGAAGGCAGGACAGTGA